A window of Homalodisca vitripennis isolate AUS2020 unplaced genomic scaffold, UT_GWSS_2.1 ScUCBcl_5912;HRSCAF=12873, whole genome shotgun sequence genomic DNA:
TAATGCATCTTTAGAGaccaagaaatgtattttttcagaGTTTTAGATACCATTGGATTGTAGGATGGAGgggttttcgaaataagaatagacctaaATTAACATAGGGGAGCTTAAGAATGACCatggtaaaatttcaatacaatcaatcagttgaatagtttacatgtGAAATCGTAACGAATTCACTTTcacatttatactattattatgaTTAGGTTTATAAAACTGAGAAAAAACTAGAGTATGTagttcaataatgtttttaaaatgttaaaaaaagctattgtactcgtatatttttacatgtgcacttattaaatgtaaaaaggtaTTCAGTACTTAGTGACAGttgcatttttatatagtataaagaAAATCTTTTATAGTTGTTTGTGTGAGTCGTAGaagcaaataattttgtttttagtaaataaatatgaatatttactaCGTTCTACAAGTACTAGACTGGCATATTACAGAGCGTAGTAACATATAATCAAATGAAGGAGAACAAAAAGTAACATCTTTAGTCCCATGTTGAAATCCAGTGTTTCACTTCTATAAGTTAAACTATTAAAGAGTGCTTATTAACTCATtgcattatttttacaacattgttaactaaaattacctgtaaataatatactatttacaaaaaataactcaaCAACATTTGCAGTAATGCACCTATTGCTAGTGTTTCTTCTTATGTTTCTTATTTCTCATGAGaatcttaaaaattttcattGTCTCAAGTTCCTTGCACATTTCCGGGAGAgccattctaaaatatttgtttttgaaaggaAGCAAAATTGGATTGACATCAAAATCTAAACTGGTCATACTCTCCTCGGAGGCTTCAACCTTGCTCACATCAAAATGATTGTCTGGGTCAGGAAATATAACAGGAAGGTAGAGGCAAATCAGTAAGATTAGAGGACTACACTTGGAGATATCCTCTTTCAGATCATTCCTGGACAGGCGCTGTGGACACCCTAGCTCAGCAAGAGAACTGTTGAGTGTGTGACGATACATCTCCAACAGTTCATACATCCTCATCCGCACTCCATCGTCGGCACTGGTGAAGAACAAATAGAGCAAGTCAATAGCTGGGCTGCAATATCTCCGCATCTGATAGTCAATCAGCTTAACATCACTAATGAACCCTGCACTGTCGTATTTAAACAACATGTTATTTGTCCAAAAATCTCCATGGTTGAGAACATTGAGTTTACTGTTGGGCTTAAACGTTTCTGCGATCAGATCCCAAAAAACTTCTTCGGCACCAATCAGAATATCACCAAACTTTTCACATCCTTTTATCGTTTGCAACACTTTTGCCAGGCCGTACAACCTCATCAGTATTCGAGGTTTGAATCTCTCAGCGTATCTAGGATCGTGTGTATACACGGTTTCAACACCATTTCGCTCTATAGCTTCAGGATGGTCACGTTTGATAGCTACCGAGGCTGCATGAAACTTGGCCAACGTGACCAAAACTGCTTTTGCATGCTTATAGTCTAATCTCTTAATGGAGTCACACATCATGTAACCGCCTCTTTTAAATCATCCATCACTAAAACTTCGGTCAGGGGAGAAATGTACCTTTTAGGTGCCACTTCCAACTGGGCGATTTCCAGTATTTTTGGAATGATCTCATCATACATGAGGATTTCATTGTCTATCAGAATACTTTCATTGATATTGCTATTTGCTAAAGGTGCTTTTATAAGAAAGGACCGAGTCTTGATGTTATTGTTGCTACTAACACAATACTCTACCAGCACCCTCTCTATGGTACTCATGTAGTGGCAACTGCTATCCACAGCAGGCTGAACTTTGCAGCTGATGACATACACAGGACTGTGACCTCCTCTTGCATCCTCATCTGACTGGAGGATACTGACATAAAATGATTTATCAAGCCAGGGTGAATAGATTGCCATTATTCCTAAAAAAGAAGATTAAgtcagttttttataatattaataatatgcacattttttgcttattattacttatatctaaatatatactgTACTAAGATGCACGAAAATATGGTATAACTTTTTCTCTTCATataaagttcattttaattttattcagaattggAATCTAAGCACCGTTTCCAAACTATCCAAAAATATCAGAGAATCTTTCAGCCCTACAAGATTTCAATTGTATTGTATACAAAGGTATAACGATACTTTTTATGAGTATGCAGTctatactaatttttaaacaatcttattaaaggctatacaatttttcaatttaagtgCTCTTAATAAGAAGAATGTTCTTTTgactaaaaatgtgtttaaccccttaatttttttatttttgtaccctAAAATATCtggttttacttaaataattttgctgtttttttacagaaacaggtttgtagagtttagatatgtactcttttatttaaaaatatttatttattgtctttttaaaattttgtatacattaactattatattttcacAATCCGTGTTCGTATCATGACATAAACAAAGCAAATCGTCTCTTTGTCCATAGgatatttccatggtacaataaacactagaaataacaCCATAAaatacagttggaggaatttagctgtgcttgTAGggcccaaaaactaccctttcaacaaataaacgctatctgtgtggcgggttgcgtttacgtgctagccgctgagatgaaggcgcaacaatctctttaacgactttaaactcacgatttagatttgcagattagtattgatattttcaaaaaacacgttaaacaacactataaccaCTGAAAAACAAGGGTAattcctattattgctattatttggtattctcttattatttaattccaccacaatcagcattgtcgcaaaacagactgattttagcgagtgtgatgacttatttgggccaatacgactCCTGAAAAGAGGGTTTTACctatgagtcacaggaaatgttttcgggacgcagcgcataatgctaccacCGCGCCACCcctcaccacacactcaaggtcacgtaCGCAGCTAAAGTCCTCAAACTGTACTTCAGGATGACTGACATGCAACACAACACAGTAGCTGTTTTACAAGTGTTTCTTGTTCAgtattcaatcaatcaatcaatcaatcaaacagttctttattaacattttcttggAGAAAAGTAATAGAGTCAGATTATTTACATACATCAGCAAATATAAAAGCATTGGTTATGGATGTTCTGTTGTTGCGTTATTCCTCCAGTCAAGGAAACTCCTTCACAGAATAGATTGATTGTTGCAGCAGCCAATTTTTTGTAGCAGTCTTCAGGTTTCTTACGGGTAGGGTCTTCAAATGGTCAGGAAGCATGTTGAACAACATAGTGCCTTTGTATGAGGGCTTTTTTTTTCGTAAAGGCTGAGGTGATGAGAGTCCAGAAGAAAGTTGTGTCTGTTTCTGGTGTTGTAGTGGTGTTGGTTTGCCAGTCTTGTTTGGTTAGATGTGACAGCGTGCATGATGGTCTCGAGAATATACAGTGCCACTACAGTCAGGATTTTTTGCTCCTTAAAAGCTTCTTTGCAACTCTCACGACAGTTTCAGACCTGTGAGGGCTCTGATCGCTCTCTTTTGTACAACCAGCACTCTATGTAAGTTCTGGGCTGTTTGTTCCACCCCAGGCCACCAAGCCATACCTCAAGTGCGACTCAAACAAGGCAAAGTATGCGATCTTTGCTGTTTGAGAGTCACCTATTTGGTTCATTCTTCTAATGACGTATACACTGCTGCTCAGTTTTTTAATAAGATGGTCTACGTGGGGTGTCCATGAGAGAGTGCTGTCGATGGTTATGCCAAGATATTTGGTTGAGTCAGCAATGGATAGCTGTGGAAGAGGGTCATAGTTTGTTTCTGGATGCAGTGAAAATTAATTGCTGTGTTTTCCTTTCATTCAAAGCTAAATCATTCCTGCCACAGTATTGCTTTACGGCAGAACTCAGAATGAAACAGGAACAATATAATGTCAGAAGCACACTTTTACGCAATCactgtaaacataatattacGTCAAAAACCATTAggaggttaaattttaaaatatgattaattttgttttaaagaatttaaaaaagtaaaaatcaatgtATATGGAACTTTTTCATATCAATTATACATGCTGAATTTTATCATTTCAAACTTTATGTTGGTTTCTACTGTAGtttcaattatatacattttgtatttagcAGTAATAATTCACAAAGACTTCTAAACTTTTTGTGACCAGTGATATCTTCACAAATTTTTCAACTGCTATTGGATCACTCATGCCAGTGATTCGATACCTTATCAAGCAGTTTATGGTTGGGATCAATAAATCTGGTACAGTTAAACAGGGCGGTATCTAGGTCAGACAATGCCTAGACCTCCCATCAATACCCACAGTTACAATGACACCCAACCATAAAGATTAAAGAAACTTACTTTCAAAGCTTTTGAACATCAACAGAGAGATTCAATTCTATTCTGTTATGTGTGTAATAAgctttaaatattgaacattcaATCACCATTGTTCAagttttgtatcaaattaaaaatattttcaaaattgtaggtttttaatacaaacttaaaatctttaaatattttgtaatgtggtATTAACAAACTAGAcacacttaattttttaaactagtaaattattataattatacgagatagagtaaaaaagttTCTGGAATCGGTTTATATATtgaacaaagttaaaaacttacaaatCTATTTTCCCTCAAAATACTCTCCTCCTGCACCAACACACTTTTCCCAACATACATAAAGCTGTTCAAAACACTTTTGTGAATCATTTTTTTTCAACGTTTTCAATCACAGGAATAGGAAGAAATTGGTTGGCACCAGGTCAGGCAAGTAGGATGGATGTTCTAGCGTGGTAACTGGTAACACTGTTCTTGGCTAGATAATTACGCATTAAGAAAGACCGACGAGCAAGGGGATAATCATGAAGCAAAAAACAATTGTTTCCTACATTTTTCAGAGCATTTCCCTCTGATAGCATCTCTTAAGCACCTAAGAATTTCCATATAAAGTTCTTTGATCAGTGTTTGTCTCTCTGGAATGAACTCATAATGAATTAAATCTGTGTAGTCCTAAAATACTTTCATCATAACCTCTTGCTTTTTTTGTCCAAGCAAAATTTTTTCTTCCttggagatatttttattttccatttagaGGACTGATGTTTTGTTTGAGgatcatatataaaaaaacaccatgtttcgTTACCAGTTacaattttattcctaaaatttacATCTGTATCAACCATATTAATTAACTCACCAGCCATTAACACTTTATTTCCTTTCCGGTCATCAGTTAAAATTTGAGGAACCACTAGCAAAAAAAAAATAGATGAATGTTCAAATGATCATGAAGGATCCATGTGGTAAATTTACCACAAatacaatttcattaattttagtcTCCTGTTTGCTTGCACAACTTGCCGTATTCACTCAATATTTTCATCACTGGTTGCAGTTGTTGTAGATTATCCACTATGAGAATTCTTCACAAAAACGTGACCTTCACAAAAACGACATTCATAAACTAGACTGGTCTTCATAGCCTCGTATCCATACACAAAGATTAATAACTCAAGAGTCTCACTAGGTGATTTTTGAAGCAAAACACAGAATGTAATGTTTGATCGCTCTTCACAAattgccatttttttaaatccagaaaGTTAACTTGCAGACACTCAAAAATACTCTCCATAAGTAAACAATAGCAACTGAAGGATACCAACACTACAGATATTCTCTTCCTAGGAGTAGTAACAACTGCTGCAAAACAAATTTCCCACCGGTGCGAGTGTCCTatgcagtagcgtagccagacatttcgttcgggggggggggggtccgaaaccgggggatccaggaaagttttgtgtgttatttgccaatgagttcactggtaaaaggtaaataccaaaaatatgggctttagtaactacgccctTATAGAAAGTgtaaagatgtaataggcaaattcaactctcacagcaattctagtaccacaaattttcttgtatagctacagaaactttacaaagttcgattctggccgagtataagacaccaaagtgatgttggattcactggataagaaagaaaaagaacaaaacagagcttcactcaagcgtataattgatacaactatattctgtggaaaaaatgaaataccccttcggggacattgggccactgacggccgaaaaccctttagaaaaggagggcaattttcgagcgttgctcgggtacagatcaaactaaacGTCGgaaaaatgcaccggaaaaactctactgattagaagttcggctactttggtaagccgattgaggtatttatgaatgagagttataatgacaattttttgtatcattacactgtagacgagtagtatataattatcggaaaaaatcactttcggtcggaaataaaacacctgaaaactctaatgattagaacttcaactacttcggacttcagttaatGAGGTAAAATGTGGTAcctatttttgattgagttaggacgacgattttttttgttatcaataaactttactcgactacctatataattatcggcgaaaaatcacttccggtcggtaaataccgaagaaaagctctacagattcaagttttgacgattttggatttcactggttgtgTGGTTGAGGTAAgagtggtatttataattttgttaggacattgattttaggtattaattcaacgccgactaatacatatataattatcgagaaaaaaaaaataatcacttccgatcggaatataccaaggaaaatgaaataatacctcagtcagtgaaatccaaagtagtcggaacttcttaccAGTAGAGcgtttaaagtgtattttccaaccgaaagtgattttttatattttttcgataattatatacacgtctacagtttaatgacactaaaatcaacgtcgtgacaattctaagcagccattttacgtccccaagacgaaatttgaacgaagtggtcgctaatttaaactgtccaagtccaagtcgggtcGCTAGGATGGCCTCTGGGCGCTTCCTCCTGGTCTGTGTGCAGTATCTGAGCAGTTGAGCTCAATGACTTGCCTGTCAACTGGAATAATTTGCTCCTGCAGCAATCTAGCAGCTGGTCGGTGTGCCACTGAGGGCCACTGCTTCATTGAAGAGCCGGTGAGGGCGGTCAGCTGCGCAGCTATTTCAAGACGGCTTGTAGGCTGCTCTGGGCGGGGGCGGCTGCTTCTGCTGCTGCAATCAGCTGCTGGTGCCTCCGTTTGTTTGCGGGCGGAGTGGCTGGTGTAGGTGGCCACTCTAGTTTCTGCCTGGGAGTCGCCCTGGCCTCTGTGTGACCGAAGGTCAGCCAAAGATGCTGGCGGGCGATGAAATCGGTTGGCTGGGTTCTGGGGTtttcctccggcgcttcttcttTTGCGGTATGTCGTCCTCAGCTTCACTCTCCGATACGGAGTCCGCTAGTGACTCGTCCTGCGCTGGTTGCTTGGGCGGCTGGGCCGTTGATCGCGCCTCGCCGCTGGTTTGGTTGGCCGGGACTTGCGGACTAACTGGACAGCTGCCGCTCTGGcctccttgtaggctggacacccCCACGATAGTTTGGCGTTTGTGATCGCCGCCACAAttgcagcagtgacccttctccgtcgagactttggggcagttcatcttcagatgattttCCCCGCAGCGGACGCGCATTTTCTCGGCCCTCCCGCAGTTTCcggagccgtggccaaaaccttggcaccggtagcactgcggcgggccgaccggcttcttgtagacagtgactgagaccctgacgtggagcaggcttgtcacgttgtagatttggcAAGCCCGCTTGGTGTCAGGGTTCTCTCGCTCACTGTCCCTGGTCAGCGTGATCAGCCAGCTCCTGGTAGGTCCCCGGGCTGTCCGAAGTCGTGCAACCTCGTCGACGGCGAAGCCCTCGTCAGTTAAGACATCGaagagctccacatcatcggtgtcggGCAGTCCGCTGATCACAACCTTAAGCGATCTTTCACGCCAAAGTTTGTGAGTGTAGAAGGGCAGCTTCTTGGAACATAGGTACCGCTGAATTGCCCTGAAGTCCTCCACGGtggtcactttcaagcgatagtgaACACCGCGGAACGTTGTCGTCAGGCCGTCCCGCGCCAACTCCTCCAACTTCTTGGCATAGGTAGGCCAGTCCAGAACACTGTCCAGGAATAGCAAGGGTATCCTGGGCGTAGAAACCGAAGCCGTAGGTTGGTCAGATGTCACAGTAGCAGTGGtgacgttgtggcctttaaaaaggccctttCCTGGAGCAGCGACCTTCTTAGGCGCCGAGCTGGCAGGTGGAGAGCTAAGGCCTCTTAGCTGGCTGCCCGGGgcttccaaaggcacgctgtcccatcttcttgaagatgtcactCATGTTGTTCCAGGAGTTGTTGACACAACGAGCGCTTGAATGTCGAATGTTCGCCTGTGTTACAATTTAGGttgctttgcgacgtcacgtgaccgcggctctatagcaataccgtgattagactacactatccgaaaggccgagcccaaaagtatcgtttgatactttatgatttaaacgaaaggacaatatatatttttaacaacggtcactttaatcaattaaatcaatcaatttaatgtttgtagacaagagtaaatgatatgactctccttttttctcctactccatgctttatatttttaatatgtcttaaaatttcgggggggggggtccggaccccctggatccccccccctttgctacgccactggtCCTATGTATATATCTAAATCGATTCCGGGAATTTTTAACCTCGTATACACAGATATCTAATTTTCTTAAGCATTCACTTTGGTGGTATTTGAGGAgtcaaaacacatttaaataaacctttgaaaaacattttttttgcattaaaataaaaaaatactttaaaatatatagactttATATAAGAAGAGAGGCAAATAACGAAATACCACATTGAAGAACAAGGGTGTACCAGAGAGAGTTTGGAGAATTAATACTGGATTTCTTTGAAATCCTACAATCTAActagctttaaaaataacagagtGAAATGTGTATCAGTatggtatttttagttattaataatgtttgtatattttatttttatcctgataataataaaaactaggtAACATAATACAACACATGTAGTAATGATTACATAAATCTATATTGCACTATTTTCCTCTGATATAAGATTCTGGTCATGCTCTTGGAAAATGAAACAGATGAGCTTCCACTTCACATTGCTCTTATATAGAGCATTACTAATAGCAGTATCAGTAATCAACTAATTAATGGAGGTCATTAAGTCCGATTTTGCCTAATTTTATTGTAAGGGAATTTAAAATGagcttaaaagatttaaatatctaaatgttttattttaccttgaGGATCCGGCAGATACCCTGCTCCCCCCACACAAtagagaaatataataaaatcttctATTAAGAATATGTGTGATtcacttacatgtaatttattttcagttttacaaactcagataaaaatggaataataaatttagaaaaattatactGATTTAGGAATGATATTGCTCACATCTACTCTACCTTGAGACCACAATGTGAATCTGCAGGTAGCTGCGATCAAGCAAGTGCTTTGTGCAAGGTCATATTATATCACAATTAGTAGTGATTTATATGAAGTATATAAgtgtttactatttataaatatacaattataaatattattatttataaatataaaattatctaaatgtaGTAATTGTTTGAGGCAGAACTACctttattgttattacaaaaatacaactaATTGATAAAGCTGTAGgcttaagattatttatttacatctgtttataaatttattgttgacTTGATTACAATaccaaaaaaacttttactttagctccaaaaatcaaattttattattttatggaagagaagaaaattatattcattcAAGTATATCTAAAGTGTAAGAATTGGGGaaaaaataaacatgatattCAGATAACTAGAAACATAACAAATGGAAATAGAGTTGCTAAACAAAGCACAGTGGTGTTGTGAATTTGAAGAAACATTCAATTCGATCTAATCCTCCAATATTTAACCTCTTCCACTTGAATAATCTGGAGGTTGTTTTCACTTTCagattaatttaactttatggTAAAACTGCATATTTCACTATTttggtgttaaaatataattgatttaagtTCTGTTaaagatgattatttttttatgtgtaacAAAAGGGATATAATGTTAGCATGTACACTAAAATGTGCACCAACACAATCTCTCAAAGAATTAGCCTTTGAATAGACAATCATAATAGAAgaccataaattaaaaacataaaaacacatattagcttcaaactaaaactaactaatttttatttattttgttcagcactaattctttatatttcataGTAATTCCCCTCATGCGCACACATTATTGGAACAGTCATACACTTACCTTATTACTGGTTGTTTTACAAATACATCACATTctcatgtatttttgtaaaatttccgTAAATCCGACCATGCcttaagttaaattttcatatGGTATAAACAGATTTTATTCTTAAGCTTGTCCATCCTAATTATGACCCCTCtttaaaatactagaaaataatttgatgtaAGGCCAGCCATCTTTTCTTCACATGATTTATCCATTCCAAGGACGAGAAGgtgagtttattttattaatataccaTGTTATATACATAGAGGTTAGATATGTACATACAGGTCACAACATCCTCTTCGGTATCTAATAATGAAAACGAAATAAAGTTAGTTTAAAGTACATTACATTTTGTATCTATTCCCCAAATATAAGCAACTCAAATATGTTGATATGTGGTGAATGaatgaatacatgaatatatCTGTATCTACTAACTATCTTATCTAAGGACATAAAATAGTTTGATGTCCCTGTAAAAATATCACAgtcaattcaaaattaaagttttgtctctatttaaatagtaaataaataacttggCAAAACGTTCATTAcagaatttgttatttattttgaaattataatggtatttatttcaatatttctcaaaatttgtaaatggtaACCTTCTTTTAATAACCTAACTAATGAAAGCCTGTTAAAGCAGAATAAAAAGTTAACCACAGTTTACAAAGATTGTATCTTGTTCCATTAAAAGATAGTTAATTTCAGATTCAGGgggttgaaaaataaattagatttattttggaaaagggaaaatttatttaatattacatagttttagaacaaagttttagaatataataattataattttcagaatattttaattcaaatttcagTTAATACTGTTTATGTGAAGTTTGTTCAGTTTGAACcaaatatagcatttaaaattatttaaacattgaccATTTTCATGGCAACATAATAAGTGTTTCATAAACAAGATTTGAACTTCAATTTTTATGTTCCATCATTGTGGTGGCTGATAGTATGGAAATTATTCAGTTTTCTCCTTACTTTTGAAATGGGTCCagataaaaaaacttcaaacattaCTTTAAATTCTAGAATGAGCACCTTCCAAACTCTTgctatatttttgtattcctATAAAGTTGTAAgggttactttatttattttctgaaaatgtaaatattatacattttctaacttgttacaacaataaacattttcagatAACGTACTTATATATATCTTAAGTACCATCTTCAAATACTGCTTTCCAGTGTTAACACATTCATGATAACAACTTGTTTCTGGACTTTTATATTTTCTGTCCAATTTTTCAATAGTaatagcaaaaaaatataatcagtTATTTTACACTAAAAGTTTAAGAACAACAAAGAAGGTGTGTAGGCTTCTCAATTcggcataaaataaaattatttcaatattttttttcagttttgttcCTTGCACCCCAAGAAgtacttacaaaaattaatttaccttaaaaattaagcaattgtgtGCCCAAGGGGGTCTGACTTATTTACTTAAGTGCAGGATCAAATTTAACACACCActaagacaggcaaacaataaaaaacgcaataaggaaacGCATAGCAATGTGTACCCTATCAGGTGCATGAAGCACTTTTGTAAAAGCCTGTTGTGAACCTGATTAGGTACACgatggcagttgtgaaagatcatGTGTATCCAATGGGGTACGTCGTCATGAACATGTTAATGCTGAAATCATGCCAAGTTTATCAAAATACATGCATTTTGAGTGTACCCATATGTTACAACTACATGACACAATAAAGTGTTTGTGCACGTCATATGTTACAAATGCTCACAGAGTAATTCATCATGGTCCAGGATCAGAGAAAAGTTTCATTGTCTAAACAAACGAACTGGTTTTTCTTTCAATCTTTACTACTAATCATCAtagtattaaacatatatactattggatataaggaaataaaacaaagaacTACTGTACTTATAGAATTACTGTATCAACATTGAATCAAAACATTGCCCCATTTCTGGGTTCTCATTGTTAAGTACAGgtaataaaaatcaacattttaaaaactcaaattaaatatGCTAGTAAACTGTTATACCAACAAATATCCTTCCACCACTCCATTAATGAGGCAGCAAGATGGCTGATAGTAAAGTCCTCTAGTTCTAGGGTTTATATGGGTTAATCATATTGTGTAACAACAAATTATGCTTCTATAGTAATAGGTCAAACAGAGCAACAGAGCTCTCATGAGATTTACGAACAAGATAGTTTGTTTTAACTG
This region includes:
- the LOC124373572 gene encoding uncharacterized protein LOC124373572 — translated: MMCDSIKRLDYKHAKAVLVTLAKFHAASVAIKRDHPEAIERNGVETVYTHDPRYAERFKPRILMRLYGLAKVLQTIKGCEKFGDILIGAEEVFWDLIAETFKPNSKLNVLNHGDFWTNNMLFKYDSAGFISDVKLIDYQMRRYCSPAIDLLYLFFTSADDGVRMRMYELLEMYRHTLNSSLAELGCPQRLSRNDLKEDISKCSPLILLICLYLPVIFPDPDNHFDVSKVEASEESMTSLDFDVNPILLPFKNKYFRMALPEMCKELETMKIFKILMRNKKHKKKH